One Bacteroidales bacterium genomic window, TTACACCCGGGGAAAAGAAAGAAGCCGTAATCCGAAAAGTATCATTGAAGAAGCCCGTTCATTGTTTGAGCAAGGTTATAAGGAAGTGACTCTTCTCGGTCAAAATGTGAATTCTTATCATTGGGAAGTAGAGGGAATCCCCCTTGAATTTCCAGGATTACTTGAAGAAGTAGCAAAGATTAATCCTCTTTTGAGGGTCCGATTTGCCACTTCACACCCCAAAGACCTTTCTGACGATCTGCTTGAAGTAATGGCCACTCATGTTAACATTTGTAACTCCATTCATCTTCCTGTTCAATCAGGTAGTTCAAGAATCCTTAAACTCATGAATCGTAGTTATTCAAGGGAGTGGTATAAAGAACGACTGGAAGCCATCAGGAAATACCTGCCTGATTGTGCCATTTCTACGGATATCATTGCCGGTTTCTGTGGTGAAACGGAAGAGGACCACCAGGAGACACTTTCTCTAATGGATTGGGCAAAATATGATTATGCTTACATGTTCAAATACTCTGAAAGGCCTAACACCATTGCTTCGAAGAAATTTGAAGATGATGTGCCGGAAGAGATAAAAAGTAAGCGCCTCGACGAAATTATTGCCTTACAGCAAACACTTTCCCTTGAAAGCAATAAACGGGATATTGGTAAAATATTTGAAGTATTGGTTGAAGGGATCTCCAAGCGCTCAGAGGATCAGCTTTATGGCAGAACAGGACAGAACAAGGTTGTTGTTTTCAGAAAAGGAGATTATAAGCCCGGAGATTATGTAATGGTAAAAATTGAAAGCTGCACGGCTGCTACCTTAAAAGGCTCCGCCCAATAGCCTTTTGACAATAAAAAGTATGCATAAATTAATTACTTTTTCGTGATTCATCAATATATTATAGTAATAATACAGCATTGATGATTCATTTAACCTAATTTGTAACTTTATACCGAGTAAAAAACGCTTATTCATTTACTTTCACAACCATGAAGACCCCAAGCATCAAATTGTCATTTGTTATTCTATTAGTTTTATTTACCGGGCTGTTTTATTCCTGTGTTCCTCAGAAAAAAATCAAGTATCTGCAAGATTCCAGCGATACAAAGCCTAGTAATCTAATCGACAATAAAGTAAAGGATTATAGAATCCAACCCGGAGATTATCTTTACATCCGCCTCTTTACTATGGATAAGGATGCAAATATGATTTACTCAGAAATGAGTGGTGGAAACGGAAATACAGCCCTTTACGAGCAAAATATCTACCTTACCAGCTACCTTGTGAGTGATTCAGGGTTCATCAATTTCCCCCTGTTGGGAAAAATTCCTGCGGCAGGATTACTTGTGACCGACATAGAACAAAATATCCGGCTATTGATGCTTAAGGAGGTCAATAATGCGGGCGTTGTTGTTCGACTGGCGAACTTCAAGGTTTCTATCCTTGGTGAAGTTAAAAACCCCGGGACATATATTGTGAATCAGCATAGAGTTACCATTTTCCAGGCACTTGCTCTTGCCAGTGACCTCACCACTTATTCAAACAGGAATTCTGTGAAATTACTGAGGAAACAAGGTGCTCAAACCCTTATTGTCAATCTGGACCTGACTAAAAAAGACATCATCTCCTCTGAATATTATTACCTGCTGCCAGGCGATATATTATACGTTGAACCTCTCAAGTACAAGCAATATGCCTTTGAATCATTCCCATATGCTTTGATACTATCAAGTTTGTCGACAATGCTCGCCTTGATTACTTTCTTTAAAATCTAACTGTTAAATAATACAATACGGAAGAATGGACACTTCACCTATTTTTAATCCTGAATTAAAGCAAAAGGATCAACCTATTGATTATAAAGCGCTATTCTATAAAATACTGTCTAATTGGTATCTTTTTGTAATAGCAATCCTGGTTTCACTTTCTCTGGCCTTCCTTTTCAACAAGTTTGCCAAGTCGGTTTACAAAGTGAAAACTACTTTGGTAATCAAGGGAGAACAAAGGAATATGAATATGATTGATCCTCAGAAAATGTTGGGATTGGGTGCCAGTACAAGCACACAGGACTTACAGACTGAGATCGGCATTTTAAAATCCCGCTTCCTCATTTCTCGTGCTATCCGACAATTGGATTTTTATGTATCCTATTTCAAGGAAGATAACTTTGTGGTAAATGAAATTTACAAGGAATGTCCATTCACGGTTGTTTTCGACTCAACTCATATACAACCTGTCAGCAACTTAAAGTTTAATGTGACCATTCTTTCTAAAAATCAGTTTCAGTTAAGTGCCGATGGTCAGGAAATTGCTCTGTATGATTATAGTAAACTTACAGAAGTTGATGAGAAAATTAAGATCAAATCGCTTTCATTGAAGAAGAAGATTGCATTTGGTGATGTTGTAACAGATTCTGCCTTTTCCTTTAAAATTGAATTGAATGATAAGTTTGATCCTGCAACTGATATCGGGAAAAACTACCAGTTCCTGTTTAACTCATTAAACACCCTTGTTACCAATTTCTCAGGATTTGCTATTGAACCGATCAACAAGGATGCTATGATCGTTGAAATATCCTATAATGGGAATTCCAGGCTTAAATCCGTTGACTTCCTTAATGTTCTTGCGAGAGAATACATCCAGCTTGGCCTTGAAAAAAAGAACCGGATCGCTTTTAATACCATCAACTTTATTGATACTCAGCTTACAGATATTGGTGACACATTGCGATCGAATGAATCACAATTGCAGAATTTCCAATCGAATAAAGAGATCATGGATATAGATGCACAATCGCAGCAAACCTATTCTTATCTCACACAATTAGAATCCCAGAAAGCGGAATTGCTGGTAAAATCAAAATACTATAAATATCTTCAGGATTACCTGAAAAAGAACAATGATGACATCGATAAGATGCCGGTTCCTTCTTCGCTTGGAATTGAGGATCCCTTACTCAACTCTCTTATCAATGAACTTACTCTGCTTTATTCTGAACGTTCACAGCGCCTGGTAAACCTTCGTGAGACCAGCCCTGTAATTATCGCTCTTAATAATAAAATTAGAAGTGCACAAAAATCACTTCTCGAAAATATCTCTTACACAGTTAATACTTCTGATATTACCATCAGGGATTTGAATGGAAAAATCGGACAACTTACCAATAAGTTTAAATCACTACCTGCAACACAACGTCAGTTATTAGGTATTAAGCGTATGGTCAACCTGAATAACCAGATCTATACCTACTTACTGGAAAAACGTTCAGAAGCACAGATTAAACTAGCCAGCAACAGCGCTGATAATGAAATTCTGGATATTGCGGAAGCGAATCTCACAGAGAAGGTTTATCCAAAAACCACCCTGAATTTCACAATTGCTCTTCTCCTTGGTTTCATTATTCCTATTCTCTTTATTCTTGGTAAAGATTATCTGAATGATACCATCATTGAGAAAAGGGATGTCGAAAACCATACCAATCTGCCGATTGTTGGCCACGTCCTGCATAATAGTCATAATACCAACCTCGTTGGTGCTATTTATCCAAAATCATCTCTTACTGAATCCATCAGGGCAGTAAGAACAAATCTGCACTTCATAACACAAGGGAGCGAAAAGGTTACCATTGTGGTTACCTCCTCAACGGTGGGGGAAGGAAAGTCGTTTACATCAATGAACCTTGCATCCATTTATGCGCAGTTTGACAGAAAAACACTTCTCATTGGTTATGACCTTCGTAAACCGAAATTATACCAGGATCTTGGGTTATCCAACGACTATGGTATCACTTCTTACCTCATTGGTAAAGCCACTATTGACCAAATTATTCAGAAGACACCATTCGACAACCTGGATATTATTACTGCAGGTCCCATTCCTCCAAATCCAACAGAATTAATCTCAACTTCCCGCAATGATGAGTTGATTGAAAAACTTAAAGGAATGTATGACTATATCGTACTTGATACTCCTCCTATCGGATTGGTTACTGATGCATACTTACTGATGAAATACGCAGATGTTACCATCATGGTTGTGCGCCAGAACTATACCCATAAAAAGATGTTTAATGCAATTATTACCGATGTTGAGAACAGGGAGATTAAGAATGCTGTTGTCCTTGTAAACGACGTCAATCTTGAAAAATCCGCTTATGGTGGATATGGCTACGGTTATGGTTATGGCTACGGTTATGGTTATGGTTATGGGGCTTCACATGGATATTATACCGATGAAGTAGAAACTGAAGACCCGGGTGTTTTCAAGAAACTCTTCTCATAAATCAGGTTACTTAAATCGATAAAACATAAAGGGGCAGCTACATATGGCTGCCCCTTTTCTATTTAACAGAACTTGCTTGTTTGGAAATTCTTATTTAAAAGCTTTTTCAAGTAATCCGTCACCTTTGAGTTTCAACTGCTCAAAGTAAGATGGAACTTCCTTACCGAGTGCTTTTTGCACATATAGTTTTGCCAGGTACTGTCCTAACATAAATCCTTGTCCTCTTAAGCCTACGAACAATCCCAATTCAGGATCAATGATCATCCGGGGTTCAACATAGTATCCGGCCCAAACAGCCTGAAATCCAACTGAAGATAATTGGGGAATCCAGGAGACAAAGACTTCTGAGACAATTTCGAGGAATTCCTTTGAGTTGATTTTGAGATTCTTGTCGGCTTCCATGTGCTCTATCAAAGGAGATGCACAACCAATCACCTGTCCTGTTTCTCCCAGTTGCTGTCCATACACTGCCGAAAAGCCTTTATACTTCCTTCTGTCAATCAACATATCCAAGGGGTTTCCATTCATTCCCAGATATGGCAGCCTGCGGGTAATGAAGGCCTGGTGCTTAACAGGGTAAAGACCCGTTTCAATTCCCAGTTGCTGTGTAAACTTTTCACTTTCCGGTCCAAGGGCATTTACAAAATGATCTGTTGTGAACTCAATAAAATTCTTTTCATGATCCTTTACCAGGACTATAAACTTATTATTTTCCTTCCTTACATCCAGAAGTTGACAGTCTTCATAAATTTTCCCGCCATTTTCAATACCAAGCCTCCTGATCAGGTCAATCACCCGACCTGGTGTTGCCTGCCAGCAATCCCGGGTTATTAATGCCGCGTTATAGGTTTTTTTAAGCTCAGGGCTGATAAAAGGAGAAATCTTATGGGAGAAATCTTTGGAATCTACCATGAAAGCATCTGACCATGACCTGGACTCATCTAAAGCTTTGTAAGTTGCTTCATCATGGGCAAAATTTACATATTGAGTTTGTAAGAGATTAATGTCCTTGATTTGTTGAAGCTCCCTGAATATTTCCAGGTTATGCCTTGCAATATCAGCAATTTCAGGAAGGCTGAAAGCTGGCCTGCCTCCTGCAATATTTCTCCAGGAAGCGCCTCGTCCGAAATTAATCAGGACCGGTTGATTCCCGGCTTCTGCGAAATACCTGAAGACAGAACTTCCACCAATTCCACCACCGGCAATTACGGTTCGTGCTTCTACTTTTTTAACCGATTTCCCTTTGCTATGGATGATGACTTCTTCCCTGACTGTTTTTGGGAATAACTCACCCATTGAAAGCTGATTGCTTAATGGACCCCGGGGAGTTGCATCACCAACAATGGAAATCCCCTTGTTTCGCAGCACCTGTTTCAGTCTCCGGATACAACGCTTTCCACGGCATGCTCCCATTCCCAATCGGGTGGTATGCTTAATCTCATCCACAGAAATAAATTTCCTGTCTCCGATCGTTGTTACAATTTCTCCAAGAGTAACATCATCACAATGGCAAACATACATCTCCTGCTCTTTTGAATACAGGGTAGGCGTCATGGTTACGGGTTCAGGAAATTCCTGTTTTGAAATAAATCCCCTTACTTTAACTAATTCCTCACCACTAATATCTAATGCTTTTACCCGGGCGATATCCGTTTTATTTGATTTTTTAAGGATCTTTTCAATAATTCCGGTACCAAGTTTTGCTCCCTGGTTATCAACAAGAAAAACTTCAGTCTTTTCAGGGATATGATATTCAATAGGTAAAAACAACCAATCCTTCTTAAGACTGTAGCCAAATATCGCGAGCCCGGGGCATTGGTAAACACAATCCATGCAACCTACACATTTTTCGAAATCAATAGCAGGTACAGTGCTTGTGGATGTTTTTGTAATCGCTCCGTGGGGACAGGCAAATTCACATGGATTACAGGCAAAACCATACAGACAATCGATCAGAACAAACGGCTTTTCATGCATTCGTCCGGAAGAGGGAAGATATGGCTCCTGTATAACTTTATACGGATGTTGCTGCGAATCGATGTACTCTTTTGAAACGGACAGGTATTCGTTATAATTGTAAGGTTCCGACATTTCTTCAAGTATCTCGAAAGCAACCTGCTTTCCCCTGACTACAGCACTTGTACCTTCTCCAATTCTTATGGCATCACCTGCTCCATAGCAATGTCTGCCGAAAATTTCATTTCCTTTAATCAGGAGTTGATCATCCGGGACCAACCCTGTGCAAATATTGATGGCATCAATTCCATCAATTATTCTCTCTGTTCCCTGGACTGCGGTAAAATTGCTGCAATCAGCCACAACAGCACCAATGATTCCTGAATGGTCCTCATTAGGTATAGCCCTTAAAAGAATCTGCGATGTCATGATGGGAATACCAAGTCGGCGCACTCTGTTAGCCTGAACAGGAAAGCCACCTTCAAATGGCTGAGCTTCAAGGATGGCCTTTACTTTTGCTCCTGCCTGCATCAGCTGGTAAGATGTAAGATATCCAATATTGCCGGCGCCCACTGTTAAAACATTCTTTCCAAGCAGGGTGAACTCACTATTCATCATTTTCTGCACCACGGCTGCGGTATAAACCCCCGGTAGATCATCATTTTCGAAAGTTGGCATGAAAGGAACAGCTCCTGAAGCAACAACGAGATGATCAGCGTCTACATAATAAATCTCGTCAGTATTGATGTTTTTCACTGCAATTCTCTTGCCTTCAAGGATATCCCAAACAGTAGAATTGAGAAATATCCCTTCATGACTGTCACCAGCAAGCGTTTTAGCGATATCAAATCCCCTCATCCCTCCGAATTTCTTCTCTTTCTCAAAAAAGAAAAACTGGTGGGTTTGCATCAGGAACTGTCCGCCAATTTTGTCGTTATTGTCGATTACAATATTATCAATGCCTTGTTTCAGCAATTCTTCCCGACATGCAAGTCCGGCTGGACCAGCTCCTATAATTACAACAGTTGTTTTATGGATTTTAATGGGTTTATCAGGGGATTGAACCTGTACTGAAGGAGAATGGGAATGTGGTATTTCAGAAACAACCTTTATTTCATCCACTTTGGTAATACAGATTCTTCGTACCTGTCCGTCAACCAGCATTTCACAGGCCCCGCATTTACCAATTCCACATTCAAGACTGCGCTCACGGTTTCTGAGGCTATGGCTATGCACCGGAAAACCAGCCTGGTGTAGTGCTGCAGCAATCGTAAACCCTTTCTCTCCGATAATCTCTTTTTCGTTGAATAAAAATGTAACTTTTTCAGATACCGGGATTTCCAGGATGGGATGCTCACTAATTTTATGCATATTGTTAATTCGTTGATTATTAGATACTAAAGGGAGGGCGTGCCCAGGAGTGTGGCAAAATTAATTGATTTTATGGGTTGTTATCGGATTAACAATAATTTAGAAAGAGTTCAATTAAAAAACATTTGAATATGTTGCATGTGTAGATTCTTATATTGTTTATATCTTTGCATACCGACCGTCGGTATGTTGTGAAAATATTGAATCGTTATGACAGAAAAACTTTCAAAAGACATCAGGATTTCATCCATCATAGCTGCTGCTGTGGAAGAGTTCCTTGAAAAGGGATACGAAAATTCATCCATGGATGCCATTGCTAAGAAAGCCGGGATTAGCAAAGGTGGCCTCTATCATCATTTCAGAAACAAAGACGAAATCCTTTCAAATGCTAACAAGGTATTCACAGCCCCGATTATGCAGATGTTTGAAGAGCTTGGTTCGAATAATATGGTCATTCCGGCCTTGAAGAAATATATCGGGGATTATATTCAGTACTGGGATCAACACAGGAAAGAACTCCGGTTTTTTTTCCTGAGCATGAATAAAGGATTTTCTGATCCTTCTCTTCTGGGTGATTACACGGATTATTTCAGACAGGAATTGGCATTTATTGAAGAAATTTATGCCAAAGGGATGATAAATGGTGATTTAACCTCGCTGAATGCGCGGCAACTGGCCTTATCACTGATCTCGGCAATGGATGGCGCTTTAGCTTACTTATTAATTGATGATCAACTCAATCCCGATGAATTGATCCTGTCCTTTCAGCAACAATTTGTAGAACATTACAAGTCAGCCACATATGCAGAATAAATATGATCACTTGCTCCTGATCTATTATTCGGGAACAGGTAACTCTAAAAGAGTTTGTGAGTGGATCGGAGCATCAGCCGAGAGCCGGGGGATTCATGTGGTTATTTCATCCTATGATCAGTTTGATCCTGAAGTAATGAACACTTTAAAAGGCCGGACACTTATCGGGTTCTTTTCTGCCACACATGGGTTCAATATGCCACATTCCATGCTTGCATTCTTACTTAAGTTTAAGGGGTTGAAAGGATCAGATGTTTTTATTGGAAATACCCGCGCAGGAATGAAGTTATGGAAATTATTCCTTCCCGGCTTAAGCGGCATAGCAATGTATTTCCCCGCATTAATCATGCTGGCAAAAGGATACAAATTAAAAGCCATGTATCCTGTTGACCTTCCCTCAAACTGGATTTCCCTTCATCCTGGTCTCAGACCTAAAGTCGTGGAATCTGTGGTAAACCGATGTAAGCGACTTACTACCTGGTTTGCAGGAGAAGTATTGGAAGGCAGAAAAGTATTTCTGAAATCCTTTATCCTCTTACCATTGGACATATTGGTTGCACCTATTGCTTTGGGGTACTATTTTATTGGAAGGTACCTCATAGCAAAAACTTTTGTTGCTAATTATAACTGTAATAATTGCGGGTTATGTGTGAAACAATGTCCGACACATTCCATCATTATGTATGGAGAACGTCCCTATTGGAAATTCAGTTGTGAAAGCTGTATGCATTGTATGAATTACTGCCCTCAAAGAGCCATTGAAACAGCTCATTCCTTCATATTTATACTCCTGGCAATTTCAACCTACGCCATTAATCCCTGGCTTGCAGACCTCCTGGAAAGAATAAGCTACCAATGGAGCCCGATGAATGGAATTTTGAAAGAAGTCCTGCTTTTCCTGGGAAAGTGGTCGGCTATTATTTTCATTTTCTGGGCAGGATATTGGATTCTCCACTATTTAATGAGAATCCCGGTCGTGAATAAAATCATCACTTACACCTCGTTTAGTACCTGGAAGTTTTGGCGACGATATCATATCCCGGCTCCGCCATTAAAATCATAACAAAATTTTACCCAATGGGCGGTTCAATAAAAAGCTAGATTTATAAAGAAATAGATTTATTAGTCAATTCAGAAACCAGGTCTTCCTGCTGGTCTCAGAAAAAAAACCAGTGAATTCATCTTGAAACCCCAGCCTTTAGGCTGGGGATAAGTAAATCAACTAAACCATGGCCTTTAGGCCTGACTTATCGGATGGAGAATGCTCGACAACGATAAAATAAAGGTTCATAAATCTCTGGTAATTTTCAAAGGAACAATATCCATGAATTCCTGTAAACCAGAATTCAATTCAATTAATTTGTTCAACAAACAAGGCACATAGGTCAGGCCTAAAGGCCGGATCCTTATGTCTTTGACAAACCCCAGCCTAAAGGCTGGGGATACAGAAATGCAATTCAAAACTATCCAGAAACCTAATTATTCAGAGAATTGTCTGAAAAAGAGTAATTAGGGCAGGAATTTATACCTGCCCCTGGAAAATTAATTCAGGCGAAACTGAATTGGGATACCAAAACTAACTCTAACCGGTTGTTCCCTCTGTTTGCCTGGCTTCCATTTTGGCATCATATTCAATACCCGAACAGATTCTTCATCACAGCCTCCTCCTATTCCACGCAAAACTTTAATATCCGTCATACTACCATCCTTCTCCACAACAAATGCAATGTAAACAGTACCCTGAATATTTGCAGATTTAGCCATTTCCGGATATATCAAATGTTCAGAAAGGAATTTTCTCATTGCATCTCCTCCACCCGGATAATCTGGTATTTCTTCAACACCAACAAATATTTCATCAGAGGAATTACTTTTTTCATCCGGCAATTCCTTAGCTAAGGTTGGTACGAAAACCGGGATATCTTCAATTTCAGAAGTTTCTGCATTAAAGGGATCATAATCATCCGTATTAATTTCATTCTCAACAATATCAATACGGGTGAATGTTTGTGGGATAGCTTTAGGTTTTGGCATCTCATGAGTAGAAATATCAATAATATCCTGGATATCATCCTTAATAATTCCTTGAGTAAGTTCAATATGATTTTTAACCGGGCTTTTCCACTCAAAAGCAACCAGTGCTAGAGAGAGAGAAATAATGAGCCCTGCTTCCAGGAATAGATTCTTGCGAATCTCGAGATCTGCTTTACTGGATTTCTTGGCTTCCATGACATAACATTTTAAGGTTCACACTATATTTATTTGTTAGTGGATGCAAGCCTGATTCGAATTCCATAAAAGGTCATAAATAATTTCTTATCAGTTATCTTCATTTTTGAAATCTGGCCGAAAGGTCCCAAAGACAATCCAGCCGCTATTTAGCTTAGAAACAGTCATACAGATTCTAAAAGAGTTGAGTATTTAGGTGGATAAAACCTGATCTGAAAATGCAAAGAAAGAATTAAATCCTAATTCCAATAATTTCAGTACTAAATCTCCAAATAATAGGTGAATAATATGTGTAATTGCCACCAAACAATTTATATGCTTGTATGTTAAATTGTTTGCAATAATCCATTGACATCTGAATGTGGAGAAGGTTTTTTTTAACCAGTCCATCTTTCTTGATATCAATAACATCTTTCACCAAATCTGGTTTTACCCATTGATTATGGCTTTGATTTTTGATGAATTTAAAGTCAAATAGGTTAAACAAAAACTACCTGACCAACTTGTAAACTGCATGAACTATACTTTGTTAAATAGTATTCATTCAACTGAAAAATAATTGTTTAGTCGCTTATTATGGAGAATCAACAGGTGAATAAATCAGGCGATACAAGGAAAAGCCATGACAGTACAGCAGTTTCTGCTGTTGATTTTCCCGTAGTAGGGATAGGGGCTTCTGCCGGTGGATTAGAAGCTTTGCAGGAATTCTTTAAAAATATGCCACCAGATCCCGGGGTAGCTTTTGTCATTGTCCAGCATTTATCTCCGGACTACAAAAGCCTTATGGATGAACTACTGGCGCGATACACTAAGATGACCATTCATCGTGTGGAAGACGGAATGTTGGTTGAGGAAAATCACATATATCTCATACCCCCGAGAATGAACATGACCATCTTTCATGGAAAATTACTCCTAAATGAGCAGGCTCCCGGGCGATCTTTAAACCTTCCTATCGACATCTTTCTTCGCTCCCTTGCAAAAGATCAGGAGAAGAGTGCTATTGGAATTATCTTATCAGGTACAGGCAGCGATGGAACACTTGGAATCCGTGCAATTAAAGAATATGGTGGAATTGCAATGGTTCAGGATGACCAGACTGCCAAGTTCGATGGAATGCCACGCAGTTCTATTTCAACAGGCATGGTGGATTTCATTCTGCCTCCAGCAAAACTTGCAGATGAATTGGTGAATTATGTGAAACACCCTCTTATTCGTAAAACTGAACAAATTGAACATCAGATAAATAAAGATGAGAACCAGCTTTCCAAAGTAATCTCTATCCTCCGTGATCATAAAGGAGTAGATTTTTCAAATTATAAGGAGAACACCATCATTCGCAGACTGGAAAAGCGAATCAGCATCAATCGATTTGACAGAATAGATGATTATGTGCGATTTCTGGCTGATAATCAACGGGAAATTCACCTCTTGTTCAATGAATTGCTCATTGGGGTTACCCGATTTTTTCGGGACGAGGAGTCTTATAACAAACTCTCCGAAGAGGTGTTAAACAACCTGTTCAAACAAACCGCAATTAATGAAACACTAAGAGTATGGGTTGCCGGATGTTCCACCGGGGAAGAAGCCTATTCCATTGCGATATTGCTTAAAGAATTCATGCATAAGAATTCGATACATAAAGAAGTTAAAATCTTTGCTACGGATATTGACTCTAATTCCCTTGAATATGCGGGAGCCGGACAGTATCCTGATAGTATCATTTCTGATATTTCACCTGATATTATCAATAGATATTTCACTCGTAAAGGTGAACGTTTCCAGGTGAATGACTCCATCCGAAGCATGGTCATTTTTGCAAGACACAACCTGCTTCAGGATCCTCCCTTCTCAAAAATTGACATCATTTCCTGCCGAAATTTATTAATTTATCTTAACAATAATGTTCAGCAG contains:
- a CDS encoding FAD-dependent oxidoreductase, with amino-acid sequence MHKISEHPILEIPVSEKVTFLFNEKEIIGEKGFTIAAALHQAGFPVHSHSLRNRERSLECGIGKCGACEMLVDGQVRRICITKVDEIKVVSEIPHSHSPSVQVQSPDKPIKIHKTTVVIIGAGPAGLACREELLKQGIDNIVIDNNDKIGGQFLMQTHQFFFFEKEKKFGGMRGFDIAKTLAGDSHEGIFLNSTVWDILEGKRIAVKNINTDEIYYVDADHLVVASGAVPFMPTFENDDLPGVYTAAVVQKMMNSEFTLLGKNVLTVGAGNIGYLTSYQLMQAGAKVKAILEAQPFEGGFPVQANRVRRLGIPIMTSQILLRAIPNEDHSGIIGAVVADCSNFTAVQGTERIIDGIDAINICTGLVPDDQLLIKGNEIFGRHCYGAGDAIRIGEGTSAVVRGKQVAFEILEEMSEPYNYNEYLSVSKEYIDSQQHPYKVIQEPYLPSSGRMHEKPFVLIDCLYGFACNPCEFACPHGAITKTSTSTVPAIDFEKCVGCMDCVYQCPGLAIFGYSLKKDWLFLPIEYHIPEKTEVFLVDNQGAKLGTGIIEKILKKSNKTDIARVKALDISGEELVKVRGFISKQEFPEPVTMTPTLYSKEQEMYVCHCDDVTLGEIVTTIGDRKFISVDEIKHTTRLGMGACRGKRCIRRLKQVLRNKGISIVGDATPRGPLSNQLSMGELFPKTVREEVIIHSKGKSVKKVEARTVIAGGGIGGSSVFRYFAEAGNQPVLINFGRGASWRNIAGGRPAFSLPEIADIARHNLEIFRELQQIKDINLLQTQYVNFAHDEATYKALDESRSWSDAFMVDSKDFSHKISPFISPELKKTYNAALITRDCWQATPGRVIDLIRRLGIENGGKIYEDCQLLDVRKENNKFIVLVKDHEKNFIEFTTDHFVNALGPESEKFTQQLGIETGLYPVKHQAFITRRLPYLGMNGNPLDMLIDRRKYKGFSAVYGQQLGETGQVIGCASPLIEHMEADKNLKINSKEFLEIVSEVFVSWIPQLSSVGFQAVWAGYYVEPRMIIDPELGLFVGLRGQGFMLGQYLAKLYVQKALGKEVPSYFEQLKLKGDGLLEKAFK
- a CDS encoding polysaccharide biosynthesis tyrosine autokinase; the encoded protein is MDTSPIFNPELKQKDQPIDYKALFYKILSNWYLFVIAILVSLSLAFLFNKFAKSVYKVKTTLVIKGEQRNMNMIDPQKMLGLGASTSTQDLQTEIGILKSRFLISRAIRQLDFYVSYFKEDNFVVNEIYKECPFTVVFDSTHIQPVSNLKFNVTILSKNQFQLSADGQEIALYDYSKLTEVDEKIKIKSLSLKKKIAFGDVVTDSAFSFKIELNDKFDPATDIGKNYQFLFNSLNTLVTNFSGFAIEPINKDAMIVEISYNGNSRLKSVDFLNVLAREYIQLGLEKKNRIAFNTINFIDTQLTDIGDTLRSNESQLQNFQSNKEIMDIDAQSQQTYSYLTQLESQKAELLVKSKYYKYLQDYLKKNNDDIDKMPVPSSLGIEDPLLNSLINELTLLYSERSQRLVNLRETSPVIIALNNKIRSAQKSLLENISYTVNTSDITIRDLNGKIGQLTNKFKSLPATQRQLLGIKRMVNLNNQIYTYLLEKRSEAQIKLASNSADNEILDIAEANLTEKVYPKTTLNFTIALLLGFIIPILFILGKDYLNDTIIEKRDVENHTNLPIVGHVLHNSHNTNLVGAIYPKSSLTESIRAVRTNLHFITQGSEKVTIVVTSSTVGEGKSFTSMNLASIYAQFDRKTLLIGYDLRKPKLYQDLGLSNDYGITSYLIGKATIDQIIQKTPFDNLDIITAGPIPPNPTELISTSRNDELIEKLKGMYDYIVLDTPPIGLVTDAYLLMKYADVTIMVVRQNYTHKKMFNAIITDVENREIKNAVVLVNDVNLEKSAYGGYGYGYGYGYGYGYGYGASHGYYTDEVETEDPGVFKKLFS
- the miaB gene encoding tRNA (N6-isopentenyl adenosine(37)-C2)-methylthiotransferase MiaB; protein product: MNFSDSEIVGSILQEHNYEPTEDMKQADLILMNTCSIRDNAEQRVRNRLNELHALKRKKSSLKIGLLGCMAERLKEKLLEEEKHIDLIVGPDGYRSLPQLLEQVDSGQKAINTLLSADETYADINPVRLSSNGVTAFISIMRGCENFCAYCVVPYTRGKERSRNPKSIIEEARSLFEQGYKEVTLLGQNVNSYHWEVEGIPLEFPGLLEEVAKINPLLRVRFATSHPKDLSDDLLEVMATHVNICNSIHLPVQSGSSRILKLMNRSYSREWYKERLEAIRKYLPDCAISTDIIAGFCGETEEDHQETLSLMDWAKYDYAYMFKYSERPNTIASKKFEDDVPEEIKSKRLDEIIALQQTLSLESNKRDIGKIFEVLVEGISKRSEDQLYGRTGQNKVVVFRKGDYKPGDYVMVKIESCTAATLKGSAQ
- a CDS encoding polysaccharide biosynthesis/export family protein, which encodes MKTPSIKLSFVILLVLFTGLFYSCVPQKKIKYLQDSSDTKPSNLIDNKVKDYRIQPGDYLYIRLFTMDKDANMIYSEMSGGNGNTALYEQNIYLTSYLVSDSGFINFPLLGKIPAAGLLVTDIEQNIRLLMLKEVNNAGVVVRLANFKVSILGEVKNPGTYIVNQHRVTIFQALALASDLTTYSNRNSVKLLRKQGAQTLIVNLDLTKKDIISSEYYYLLPGDILYVEPLKYKQYAFESFPYALILSSLSTMLALITFFKI
- a CDS encoding TetR/AcrR family transcriptional regulator, yielding MTEKLSKDIRISSIIAAAVEEFLEKGYENSSMDAIAKKAGISKGGLYHHFRNKDEILSNANKVFTAPIMQMFEELGSNNMVIPALKKYIGDYIQYWDQHRKELRFFFLSMNKGFSDPSLLGDYTDYFRQELAFIEEIYAKGMINGDLTSLNARQLALSLISAMDGALAYLLIDDQLNPDELILSFQQQFVEHYKSATYAE